A window of the Sporosarcina sp. FSL K6-2383 genome harbors these coding sequences:
- a CDS encoding polysaccharide deacetylase family protein, which produces MSKQGIFIVSLDFELNWGVHDVYTSGKYQENILGVRQAIPKILELFQHFDIHATWATVGMLFFDNKKTLLANLPNLYPSYTNVALSPYDKLESLGENEEQDPLHFGASLINEIMDYPNQELATHTFSHYYCLEAGQTAEQFEADVKASVQIAEEIGQSTQSIVFPRNQINNDYLHVCKANGIQSFRGHEDSWVYQVGPYHKEGILKRMLRLADCYIPIFGDHTYRIDEVATEPIVNLPSSCFLRPYHASLKSFDSLRLRRIKKSITNAAKKGEVFHLWWHPHNFGKDIDSNIRFLSEVLIHVAAMRDQYGLTSLTMAEASTLALQVKDSLTLKGD; this is translated from the coding sequence ATGAGTAAACAAGGAATCTTCATCGTTTCTCTAGATTTTGAATTAAACTGGGGTGTCCATGATGTTTACACGTCAGGAAAGTATCAAGAAAATATCTTAGGTGTTCGGCAAGCCATACCAAAAATATTAGAGCTGTTCCAGCATTTCGATATTCATGCAACATGGGCGACTGTAGGTATGCTTTTTTTTGATAACAAGAAAACGCTACTGGCAAACCTACCTAATCTCTATCCGAGTTATACGAATGTAGCTTTGTCGCCATATGACAAACTGGAGAGCCTTGGAGAAAACGAAGAACAGGATCCATTGCATTTTGGTGCTTCATTGATAAATGAAATCATGGATTACCCGAATCAGGAATTGGCAACCCATACTTTTTCACATTATTATTGTTTGGAAGCTGGACAGACTGCGGAGCAATTTGAAGCGGATGTAAAAGCTTCCGTACAGATCGCTGAAGAAATTGGACAGTCTACCCAATCAATCGTATTTCCGAGAAACCAAATTAACAATGATTATTTACACGTTTGCAAAGCGAACGGTATTCAAAGTTTTAGGGGGCATGAAGACAGTTGGGTCTATCAAGTTGGTCCGTATCATAAGGAAGGGATTTTGAAGAGAATGCTTAGGCTGGCTGACTGTTATATACCTATTTTCGGTGATCATACGTATCGGATTGATGAAGTAGCGACTGAACCCATTGTCAACTTACCATCGAGTTGTTTTTTAAGGCCATATCATGCTAGCCTGAAAAGTTTCGATTCATTACGTTTAAGAAGAATTAAAAAAAGTATAACGAATGCCGCGAAAAAGGGAGAAGTATTTCATCTTTGGTGGCATCCACATAATTTTGGTAAAGACATCGATAGCAATATTCGTTTTTTGTCGGAAGTCCTGATCCACGTGGCTGCAATGAGAGATCAATACGGTCTAACAAGCCTTACGATGGCGGAGGCTTCAACGCTTGCTTTACAGGTAAAGGATTCACTCACTCTCAAGGGCGATTAA
- the murJ gene encoding murein biosynthesis integral membrane protein MurJ has translation MIKKQLAEKGQLIETIKKTAALLMIITVLSKVFGFLRDITLTYFYGASVTTDAYFISISITTILFSVVMTGISSGYIPLYKEIENTSGEKQALNFTNRLLTVILLITTVLLLVGFLFSNQLVTLFALGFTEETKRMAVLFTRISLVGIYFTSLTQLLASYLQVNGKFTTAAMLGFPFNFIIILSIVISAQTHSIGLAIGSIVAALAQLLFLLPSLSKMKYRYSPVVPFLDENIKKIALFVLPITMGMSVDHINSIVDKTLASKIVEGGISALTYASRLNDFVHGIFVLSFIAILFPHLSKMAAEKSMEELKRSMREVLSSVILLVVPASLGIMIMAKPIIQLLFGRGQFDEPAILLTSEALFFYSIGMIGYGIREILLRTFYSLQDMVTPMVNAAIAVALNIVLNIILSAYMGLNGLALATSISALISVALLCTSLRRKIGPLGLKSMAITFSKVLMASGVMGGVIVLLNGYVWLQMNDFLKMMVIGLVGCSLYFFLLTILKVKESKEFLTFMRRKLRL, from the coding sequence ATGATTAAAAAACAACTAGCGGAGAAGGGGCAACTCATCGAAACGATAAAAAAAACAGCAGCACTATTAATGATCATAACGGTTCTATCCAAAGTGTTTGGGTTTCTCCGTGATATTACGCTGACCTATTTTTATGGAGCTTCTGTCACGACGGATGCCTATTTCATTTCCATTTCAATTACAACTATATTATTCAGTGTAGTGATGACGGGAATTTCATCAGGATATATCCCGCTCTACAAAGAAATTGAAAATACGAGCGGTGAAAAACAAGCACTGAATTTTACGAACAGATTACTGACGGTTATCCTGCTTATCACAACTGTACTTCTTCTTGTAGGTTTTTTATTTTCAAATCAACTCGTGACGCTATTCGCGTTAGGTTTTACGGAAGAAACAAAGAGAATGGCGGTTCTCTTCACGCGTATCAGCTTAGTGGGTATCTATTTTACAAGCCTTACCCAGCTACTTGCAAGTTATCTCCAGGTCAATGGGAAATTTACGACAGCTGCCATGCTAGGGTTTCCTTTCAATTTCATCATTATTCTCTCCATCGTCATCAGTGCACAAACACATAGTATTGGTTTAGCAATTGGTAGTATTGTTGCTGCACTGGCTCAATTGCTATTTTTACTGCCCTCCCTTTCAAAAATGAAATATCGGTATTCTCCTGTAGTTCCATTTCTAGATGAAAATATAAAGAAAATAGCATTATTTGTATTACCAATCACAATGGGGATGTCTGTTGATCACATTAATTCCATAGTAGATAAAACACTAGCATCCAAGATTGTAGAAGGTGGGATTTCTGCACTAACATATGCCAGTCGGTTAAATGATTTCGTTCATGGGATATTTGTTCTGTCATTTATCGCTATTCTATTTCCACATTTATCAAAAATGGCTGCTGAAAAAAGTATGGAAGAATTGAAGAGGTCGATGCGTGAGGTTCTTTCAAGTGTGATCCTGCTAGTCGTGCCGGCAAGTCTAGGCATCATGATCATGGCTAAACCAATTATTCAATTGCTTTTCGGTCGTGGACAATTCGATGAGCCAGCCATTTTGTTAACGTCAGAGGCATTGTTTTTCTATTCCATAGGTATGATAGGTTACGGCATCCGGGAAATCTTATTGCGTACTTTTTATTCACTCCAAGATATGGTAACCCCGATGGTCAATGCTGCTATTGCAGTGGCTCTGAATATCGTATTGAATATCATTTTATCGGCTTATATGGGGCTGAATGGATTGGCACTAGCAACAAGTATTTCGGCACTTATTAGTGTTGCACTCCTATGCACCAGTCTTCGAAGAAAGATTGGTCCACTGGGCTTGAAAAGTATGGCCATCACGTTTTCGAAAGTATTGATGGCGTCAGGAGTTATGGGAGGGGTCATTGTGCTATTGAATGGCTATGTATGGCTTCAGATGAACGATTTTTTGAAAATGATGGTCATTGGACTCGTAGGATGTAGTCTCTATTTCTTTTTATTGACAATTTTAAAAGTGAAGGAATCGAAAGAATTCCTTACTTTTATGCGAAGGAAGTTACGTTTATGA
- a CDS encoding glycosyltransferase yields the protein MKILIVGYNLSMGGIQRALINTLDILAADHRNEIDLFLFAHKGELAEELPKNVNVVSSNYLLMLTATPFSEVIKNGSLFDKMMRILLTLFVRLVGSSFYFKILFSLQKKKQPYEVAISYFNDVPQGYFNRGSNQYVIENVIADKKIAWIHTDPIKAQFNRESCLNSYRDFDTIVNVSKAGKEQFDRFLPEYEHKSAVVYNFFPYNLIQNRADEFVPMYRLDRTHFVTVARIDNATKRIDRIIEVVHLLKSAGYVDFKWWLVGDGPDWDKNYALADKYGVLDLLVFMGEKMNPLPYIKQADAFVLASDYEGYPMVVGEALALGIPVITTAYASAEEQLTNGVNGIIVETDTQALFDALKAVLDDQNILVGLQDGSRKNRGSNEVAIGQLQDVL from the coding sequence ATGAAGATTTTAATTGTAGGATACAACTTATCAATGGGAGGAATTCAACGGGCCCTCATCAACACATTAGACATATTAGCGGCGGATCATCGCAATGAGATTGATTTATTTCTGTTTGCTCACAAAGGAGAGTTAGCGGAGGAACTACCTAAAAATGTGAATGTAGTTTCCAGTAACTACTTATTGATGCTGACAGCTACACCGTTCTCGGAAGTAATAAAGAATGGTAGCCTATTCGACAAAATGATGAGGATCTTATTAACGCTATTTGTTAGGCTCGTTGGATCGTCCTTCTATTTTAAAATACTCTTTTCATTACAGAAAAAAAAGCAACCGTATGAGGTGGCGATTTCCTATTTTAACGACGTCCCGCAAGGCTATTTTAATAGAGGGAGTAATCAATACGTCATCGAAAATGTCATTGCGGATAAGAAAATTGCTTGGATTCATACAGATCCGATTAAAGCGCAATTTAACCGAGAGAGTTGTCTAAATAGCTACCGGGACTTTGACACGATTGTTAACGTATCGAAAGCTGGAAAGGAGCAATTCGATCGATTTCTTCCCGAATATGAACACAAGTCGGCAGTAGTCTATAACTTTTTTCCATATAACCTGATTCAAAATCGAGCTGATGAGTTTGTGCCCATGTACAGATTGGATAGGACTCATTTCGTCACAGTTGCTCGCATTGATAATGCTACGAAGCGGATAGATCGCATTATAGAGGTCGTGCATCTCTTGAAGAGTGCTGGATACGTCGATTTTAAATGGTGGCTCGTAGGAGATGGCCCGGATTGGGATAAGAATTATGCACTTGCTGACAAGTATGGTGTATTGGATTTGCTTGTGTTTATGGGGGAAAAGATGAACCCCCTTCCCTATATTAAGCAGGCAGACGCTTTCGTCTTAGCGTCTGATTATGAAGGCTATCCTATGGTTGTTGGTGAGGCTCTTGCTTTAGGAATACCAGTCATCACGACTGCATATGCTTCTGCGGAAGAACAGCTTACTAATGGAGTGAATGGAATTATTGTTGAGACAGATACGCAAGCATTGTTTGATGCGTTGAAAGCGGTTCTTGACGATCAAAATATTCTCGTAGGCTTACAAGATGGGAGTCGGAAAAATAGAGGAAGCAATGAGGTCGCGATAGGACAGCTTCAGGATGTTTTATAG
- a CDS encoding M20/M25/M40 family metallo-hydrolase, whose protein sequence is MLRKILLFSLIFILSACSSPAEVGRQLTDTESAVLRLIDSEQLYASIQELTKEPRIAGTESERIAAAFLSTQLEQYGYEVDVQTFTLQSSTVDKPESQNLIVTKKTTDRLPSTDDIIVIGAHYDSVVLSPGASDNASGTAVLLEIARIIKDTPTQSEIRFIFFGSEENGQAGSQNYVNEMTADEIERTIAMFNLDMVGSADAGPLTMFTVDGMPNTATKIGNKANVDLFGETLSLASSAQSDHSAFHNVAIDAVMFTHFPLEKAYHSANDTIDKLSEQRLENITRILTMSILELIALESE, encoded by the coding sequence TTGCTACGTAAAATACTGCTTTTCTCACTCATCTTCATCCTTTCAGCCTGTTCATCTCCAGCAGAAGTCGGACGTCAGTTAACTGATACAGAATCGGCTGTGTTAAGACTTATAGATAGCGAACAACTCTATGCATCTATTCAAGAACTAACGAAAGAACCTCGCATAGCTGGCACGGAATCCGAACGGATAGCTGCTGCATTCTTATCGACACAACTTGAACAGTATGGGTATGAAGTTGATGTACAAACCTTTACTTTACAAAGTTCCACAGTAGATAAGCCCGAATCTCAAAATCTCATTGTCACAAAAAAAACTACTGATAGGCTCCCATCAACTGACGATATTATTGTGATAGGGGCACATTATGATTCCGTCGTTCTATCACCAGGAGCAAGTGATAATGCAAGTGGGACTGCTGTATTGCTTGAAATCGCTCGCATCATAAAAGATACACCGACCCAGTCTGAAATTCGCTTCATCTTTTTTGGCTCGGAAGAAAATGGACAAGCAGGCTCTCAAAATTATGTCAATGAAATGACAGCAGATGAAATTGAGCGGACAATTGCTATGTTTAACCTGGACATGGTCGGTAGCGCAGATGCCGGACCTCTAACGATGTTTACGGTAGACGGCATGCCAAACACCGCGACGAAGATAGGCAACAAAGCGAATGTGGATCTATTTGGCGAAACTTTATCTCTTGCATCTTCTGCTCAAAGTGATCATTCAGCCTTCCATAATGTAGCCATTGACGCAGTCATGTTTACTCATTTCCCTTTGGAGAAAGCCTACCATTCAGCTAATGACACTATCGATAAATTGAGCGAACAGCGATTAGAAAATATCACTCGTATATTAACAATGTCCATTCTCGAATTAATCGCCCTTGAGAGTGAGTGA
- a CDS encoding BCCT family transporter, translated as MKKTSNVFWITLGLVCIAVLYGALAPESFESVTGNMKNFITSSFGWYYLLFVTGIVLFCLFFIFSPMGQITLGKPDEKPEYSRMSWFAMLFSTGMGIGLVFWGAAEPLSHFAINPATEQPGTDAAFRESMRYTFFHWGIHAWAIYAIVAMSLAYFQFRKGEPGLISATLKPLFGNRMDGTSGTIVNVLAVFATVIGVATTLGFGAIQINGGLAYLFDLPISFSVQLIIIIVVTILFIASAWSGISKGIKYLSNANMVLAAILLILMIILGPTLLIFDTFTDTIGSYIQNLPRMSFRAAPLDDSNRAWINDWTIFYWAWWISWSPFVGIFIARVSRGRTIREFLTGVLLLPTLLSFFWFSVFGSTAMDVQIKGVDLTNLLTEETLFAIFHELPMSMLLSIIAILLIAIFFITSADSATFVLGMQTTYGSLQPPNVVKLTWGIAQAAIAIILLSANGLTALQNALIIAALPFSFVIICMMVSLYKELNKERKEMGLMVRPYSKKKK; from the coding sequence ATGAAAAAAACTTCAAATGTATTCTGGATTACGCTTGGGCTTGTCTGTATTGCAGTGTTGTATGGGGCATTAGCACCCGAAAGCTTTGAAAGTGTAACCGGCAATATGAAGAACTTTATCACATCGTCATTCGGCTGGTATTATTTGCTTTTCGTCACAGGTATCGTTCTGTTCTGCCTGTTCTTTATCTTCAGTCCAATGGGGCAAATTACACTTGGTAAGCCAGATGAAAAACCCGAGTATTCCCGGATGAGCTGGTTTGCGATGCTATTTTCAACCGGGATGGGAATAGGACTCGTTTTCTGGGGCGCAGCTGAACCGCTATCTCACTTTGCAATAAATCCTGCAACAGAACAACCTGGTACAGATGCCGCTTTTCGTGAATCGATGCGTTACACCTTTTTCCATTGGGGGATTCACGCCTGGGCCATTTATGCAATCGTTGCTATGTCACTCGCCTATTTCCAATTCCGCAAAGGTGAGCCTGGGTTAATATCTGCAACGTTGAAACCGCTATTTGGCAATCGGATGGATGGTACGTCCGGCACAATCGTCAATGTACTCGCCGTATTCGCAACCGTCATAGGTGTAGCAACGACACTTGGTTTTGGTGCCATTCAAATTAACGGTGGTCTGGCTTATCTATTTGACTTACCTATCAGCTTCTCTGTTCAACTCATCATTATCATCGTCGTCACCATTCTCTTTATTGCTTCCGCTTGGTCAGGTATCAGTAAAGGCATCAAATATTTATCCAATGCGAATATGGTACTGGCGGCAATACTGCTCATTCTAATGATTATTCTCGGACCAACGCTGTTGATTTTCGATACATTCACGGATACCATCGGCTCTTACATTCAAAACTTACCACGTATGAGTTTCCGCGCTGCACCACTCGATGATAGCAACCGAGCATGGATTAATGACTGGACGATTTTCTATTGGGCCTGGTGGATTTCCTGGTCTCCCTTTGTCGGCATATTCATCGCCCGTGTATCCCGCGGGCGAACCATACGTGAATTCCTTACAGGCGTCCTGTTATTGCCGACTTTACTCAGTTTTTTCTGGTTCTCAGTTTTCGGCTCTACTGCAATGGATGTCCAAATAAAAGGCGTGGATTTAACCAACCTCCTAACCGAAGAGACCCTTTTCGCTATTTTCCATGAACTACCTATGTCGATGCTGTTATCGATTATCGCCATCCTGCTCATCGCGATCTTTTTCATCACATCGGCTGACTCGGCCACATTCGTTCTCGGCATGCAAACGACATACGGTTCACTTCAACCACCGAATGTCGTCAAACTGACGTGGGGAATTGCGCAAGCAGCAATTGCGATCATCCTCCTATCAGCTAATGGTTTGACTGCTCTACAAAATGCATTGATTATTGCCGCGTTGCCTTTTTCCTTCGTCATCATCTGTATGATGGTCTCACTTTATAAGGAGCTCAATAAGGAACGCAAAGAGATGGGATTAATGGTGAGGCCTTATTCGAAGAAGAAAAAATGA
- a CDS encoding Type 1 glutamine amidotransferase-like domain-containing protein yields the protein MKTHYYLGWFDHFFSENLSKVLQEDITDRKSLAMISSNPSNYEDVGATERSWLDQVGIMFDKYHVINERVQKEDAQMIIQNASVIFLLGGNILNQNRFLVEYELSDSIKKSSAVVMGASAGAINMSAKWLCSKNFGDEVEISTVYDGIGLDDFSVLSHFDFENNIALVQSELSPLSEEINIYASNKDCAVRVKEGNIDILGDVYLISHSKIQKLDETL from the coding sequence ATGAAAACTCACTATTATTTAGGTTGGTTTGATCATTTTTTTTCGGAGAATCTGAGTAAGGTGTTACAGGAGGATATCACTGACAGAAAATCGCTTGCTATGATAAGCTCGAATCCATCTAATTATGAAGATGTTGGTGCGACCGAACGCTCATGGCTCGATCAGGTAGGCATTATGTTTGATAAGTATCATGTAATTAATGAACGCGTACAGAAGGAAGATGCTCAAATGATTATCCAAAATGCTTCCGTCATTTTCTTGTTGGGTGGCAATATTCTTAATCAAAATCGTTTTTTAGTGGAATATGAATTATCGGATTCGATTAAAAAAAGCAGTGCCGTTGTGATGGGCGCAAGCGCTGGAGCCATCAACATGTCCGCTAAATGGTTATGCTCGAAAAACTTTGGAGATGAAGTTGAAATAAGCACTGTTTACGATGGAATTGGTCTTGACGATTTTTCTGTCCTGTCTCATTTTGATTTTGAAAATAACATTGCGCTAGTTCAAAGTGAACTGTCTCCTTTATCGGAAGAAATAAATATTTATGCATCGAATAAAGATTGTGCTGTACGTGTAAAGGAAGGCAACATCGACATTTTAGGTGATGTCTATTTAATTTCCCACTCCAAGATTCAGAAATTGGATGAGACGCTTTAG
- a CDS encoding glycosyltransferase family 4 protein — MRIMMARSNPVNPDPRVEKELNTLLTYGYDLRVLAWERNLGQAIEKRDVVSLDNGQVQIDLFHKEALFGRGIINLWSLLLFQLFLLKKLIHYRRDYDVIHACDFDTVIPAFIVSKIFRKKYVYDVFDYYVDAFRVPTILKPVIEGLDIRMINKADAVIIVNESRIEQIRKSVPKSLWIIHNSPDRLPIVNCGFVPLGNLNKKLKFVYVGVLSKSRFLLEIAEVIAKCKDVELHIGGFGDLESFFKKQSLAYDNIFYYGKLDYESTLALTKHCDVMLAIYNPLVPNHRFSSPNKLYEAMLLKKPIIVAEQTGIDEIVTANHTGFVIAYDKLSLMNLIEQLLQTNPNEFLEMGIRSHRLYVEKYAWSIMGERLIRLYEQL; from the coding sequence ATGAGAATTATGATGGCAAGATCAAATCCAGTCAATCCTGATCCACGCGTTGAAAAGGAATTGAACACGTTACTGACATATGGCTATGATTTAAGGGTTCTAGCATGGGAAAGAAATTTGGGACAAGCTATTGAAAAAAGAGATGTTGTATCGCTAGATAATGGACAGGTACAGATTGATTTATTCCACAAAGAGGCATTATTCGGGCGAGGAATTATTAATTTGTGGTCTCTGTTATTATTTCAACTTTTCTTATTAAAAAAACTGATTCATTACCGCAGGGATTACGATGTGATTCATGCATGTGATTTTGATACAGTCATTCCAGCATTTATTGTATCGAAAATCTTTCGTAAAAAGTATGTATATGATGTGTTCGATTATTATGTCGATGCGTTTAGGGTTCCAACAATCTTGAAGCCTGTCATTGAAGGTCTGGATATTCGGATGATTAACAAGGCAGATGCCGTCATTATTGTGAATGAAAGTAGAATCGAGCAAATACGAAAGAGCGTACCTAAGAGTTTGTGGATCATTCATAATTCTCCAGATAGGTTACCAATCGTAAATTGTGGATTTGTTCCTCTGGGTAATCTAAATAAGAAATTGAAGTTTGTTTATGTTGGCGTATTATCGAAAAGTCGTTTTCTACTCGAAATCGCTGAAGTAATCGCTAAGTGTAAGGATGTTGAACTTCATATCGGTGGTTTTGGCGATTTAGAGAGTTTTTTTAAAAAGCAAAGTCTGGCATATGACAATATTTTTTATTATGGCAAATTGGACTATGAGTCGACCCTCGCTTTAACCAAGCATTGTGATGTGATGCTGGCCATTTACAATCCTTTAGTGCCGAATCATCGTTTTTCATCACCTAATAAATTATATGAAGCGATGTTATTGAAGAAACCAATTATCGTTGCAGAACAGACAGGAATTGATGAAATCGTTACAGCCAATCATACCGGATTTGTTATTGCTTATGACAAGCTTAGTTTAATGAATCTGATCGAACAACTTCTTCAAACAAATCCCAATGAGTTTCTGGAAATGGGTATTCGATCGCATCGTTTATATGTAGAAAAATATGCATGGTCCATTATGGGAGAACGGTTAATACGTCTATATGAACAACTCTAA